The nucleotide sequence cttttttgaagaggaccgatgacatcattggtcatgtcttgacttgtgcgtaaatcggatttaagtgagttgcacaaagtcatcgggctcactctctctttcagagtcattgaagttcagtgggaggacaaaaatcaagaccaCAGGCAGTGGcatgggatgcagtggatgaccttggcatcttcgatgccTGCCTaaaactctaagtgctccacagctcctgcttcagccaccttcatggctgtagggacaaattgttctcaaccACCTATTCCACTAGGGGAAATCTTCAcgtacttggggtagacatctccctgattcactgatggatttgaggcctgCAGGTCACCCCCAACCTGGTTGAGCCCATCTGCCGAGATGATTTAGCAGGGAGTTACGGGGTGGGAAAAGGGAACAGACATAGTTGgaaataatgtaatataaaaataggaggcagaaataaaaattacattttttaaaagaatcaaatttaattaattcaaataagggattagatttgctctgtttggccctaaatgacagaatcaggaaCAGTGGGTGGAAATTGTACCAAATGGATTTTGGTTCAAGGCAAGGAAAAGCTTTCTAAAAGTTCTAACTAGTCCAAAGTAGAGCAAGTTGCTTTGGGAGGTTGTAGATGCCCTCTTCTCTTAAGGGCTCCAAGTAAATGCTGAATGGTTACTCATCAAGGATGGGCAACGAGGTATagcagtggttagagtactgggtctggagtcagaaagacctgagttcaaatgtgacctcagactcttctagctgtgtgaccctgggcaagtcacttaaccttgcttgcctcagtttcctcatctgtaagatgagcccaagaaggaaatgacaaaccatcccaggatctttaccaaggaaaccacaaatggagtcacaaggagtcagacacagctggaaCGACTGAACAGCGATAGTTTTCAAGGATAGAGTAGAGAAGATTcttacagctaggtggcacagtggatagagtgctggtcctggagtcaggcagacctgagttcaaatcctgcctcagacatttactagctgtgtgaccctggacgagtcactcaGCTCATCtcgctcagtttcctcatgtgtaaaatgaagataataatgtcaTCCACCTTACAGGAAGATTGGGTggataaaaatgataaagtactttgtaactcTTAAAGTTCTTATAAAGATTATTATTACCTCTAGTTCTTTCCAAtcaagattctgtaattctggcATAGTCATATTTGCTTTTGGTACTTCATagggggtttgtttttgtttggcttTGGTTTtggtgaggaaaatactttgttaaCTTTAAAGGGCAGTATTAATGTGAATAATTGGTTATCATCATCACTTAAAAAACTAGGAAAGTAAATACACTTTTTTACCTAAATTTGAATTCCTAGCACTCAGTAGTTGTGTGATGTGGGCTTTTGGGGGTAGAAGGGTAAGGTTGAGATGATAAAACATCCCAAAAGCAAAtagctttaattttaatttaatttaattttaattatctaCTCCTTCGGATTGTTGGAACTCCTGCATCCACCCCTTTTCACAAAGAATGGAAAGTTGGCTTTTTCTTCCCCATACAACAATAGCATTTGAATCTGAGATCAGTTTTAGGCAGAGCATGTGcatatattttctcccaatttccagTCCACCTTGAAACCCATATTGCAAAATTAAGTAGCAGTGTAGTAACAGTTACAGTAGAACATTTCCCCCATTAACCCTGAGCTCACTTGCCCACAAATTCCCATTCAGTGGGAAGAATGGACCTGCATATGTATCATGTATGGGGCATGCAAATGTGGGGGACATTGTGGCCAAGGCATCCATAGGATGGTCTGTACTTAGAATGAACATGTACGAGTAGGGCATATACACAGAAGGTCAAAGAAGTGATGTCTGAGCATGCTAACTGAAAGACCAGTGGAAGAGGGAATAAAAGTTTTGAAAGGGGTATCTGTGTGTGGAATGAGGAGAGGTTGGGGTTGAGTCGTGCGTGGTTATGTAACTTGACAAAGATGTACTGGGGAGGCAGAGACCATATTAGAAATGGGCCACGGAGGCCAAAAATCTGGAGGTCACACTCATTACAAGTCATCATTCCCTAAAGGGACTGTTATAGGACACAAATAAACCAAGGACCAAAGTCCTGTAGGTTTCCATGTCTTCATTGTTTTATCCTCGGCCTTTCCTGGAGGGCAGTGGTTCCTAACCCCTGAGCCACGGACCCTTTGGTGGGTGATGAAGACAGTTATTGTATCGAGTCCACAAGTCCATACATACTCCAAGCATTTCCGTTTTATCACTATGTACTTCCTCAATCAATAGATACTAATAATGCAAGTAGTATAGGGGAGAGGGAATACTTGACTtgacttttttttacattaaaaagggATTTTCGTgttcaaaaagtttgagaaccagtACCCCAGGTCcctcaataaacaagcatttattattataccattaatattatacatattatactaTGTTTGTTGCATTTGTAGGTTAGGCcccaaaggaggaggaaggggagtcaTTCATCGCTGGCTTGTGAGATGGAAGTGAAGGCATAGATAGGTCAGAACAGCAGTGGGCTTAGCTCCTGGACATCTTGCACAATGAGCTGGCATCCTAGGATTTATTTGATCTAATTTGGGCATCTCACCTTATTGGCTAGGGAAACGAGCAGAAGGAGTATGTTTATTCCTGCTCCTTCTCTGCATCCTGCCCCCCAACTTCTTAATTGCCTTGGttagtgaagaaataaaaattagcaTGTTTATCCCACTTTTACATTCTTTTAATGAGAAATCATTTACCCATTCCCAATTTAAATTTGTAATCGGGCCATAACCTTTCAGAGCTGATTATAGCCTGCGTCTTCTCAGATCTTTCTGTTGAGGATGCTTCCCTTCCAAAGGCATCTGAGCTCTCTTGGAACTTGACAATTTGTCCATGAGTCACCAGCATCTGTCAGGTACACACCTATGCTAGCCGCCCTGCATGTGGGCTAAGGagtggaaagggaaagagcattTTAGCGCTGCCCTTTGGTTTTTCCTTACAGTCCAACTGAATTTGCCTTTAGATAaagtctctttttttggtcactaGTGGCTTACTCCTGCCCTCAGTCTCTTACCTTTTACTTCTCTCCATTCTGACTTACCCCCTTTCTCTGCTCTCACCCTCAGGGGTTGCTGAGCTAACTCCAAGCTGGTGTGTGACTTTTCCAAGACACGGTAACTTGTCCTGAGAGCTGGCGTCACCATGGCCGCTGGAGTCGCAGCTTGGCTGCCCTTTGCCAGGGCAGCGGCCATTGGCTGGATGCCCGTGGCCAACTGCCCCATGCCCCTTGCCCCAGCTGACAAGAACAAGAGACAAGACGAGCTTATCATCCTCAACGTGAGCGGGCGCAGGTTCCAGACGTGGCGGACCACGCTAGAGCGCTACCCCGACACCCTGCTTGGCAGCACAGAGAAGGAATTCTTTTTCAATGAGGACACCAAGGAGTATTTCTTTGACCGAGACCCAGAGGTATTTCGCTGTGTTCTCAACTTCTACCGCACAGGGAAGCTGCATTACCCCCGGTACGAGTGCATCTCTGCTTATGATGACGAGCTGGCTTTCTATGGCATCCTTCCAGAGATCATTGGGGACTGTTGTTATGAAGAGTACAAGGATCGCAAGCGGGAGAATGCAGAGCGGCTGATGGATGACAATGACTCTGAGAACAACCAGGAATCCCTGCCATCGCTCAGTTTCCGTCAGACCATGTGGCGGGCCTTTGAGAATCCACACACAAGCACGCTGGCCTTGGTCTTCTACTATGTCACAGGCTTCTTCATCGCTGTTTCCGTCATCACTAATGTAGTGGAGACAGTGCCCTGTGGCACGGTGCCTGGGAACAAGGAGCTGCCATGTGGTGAGCGTTACGCGGTGGCCTTCTTCTGCCTAGACACGGCCTGTGTCATGATCTTTACTGTTGAGTACCTGCTACGGCTCTTTGCGGCACCTAGCCGCTACCGCTTTATCCGGAGTGTGATGAGCATTATTGATGTGGTGGCCATCATGCCATACTACATCGGCCTGGTGATGACCAACAATGAGGATGTGTCCGGCGCCTTTGTCACACTCCGGGTCTTCCGAGTCTTCAGAATTTTCAAATTCTCCCGGCATTCCCAGGGCTTGCGAATCCTGGGTTACACACTTAAAAGTTGCGCATCAGAGCTGggcttcctcctcttttctctcaccATGGCCATCATTATCTTTGCCACTGTGATGTTTTATGCCGAGAAGGGCTCTTCTGCCAGCAAATTCACAAGCATCCCGGCCTCCTTTTGGTATACTATCGTCACCATGACTACATTGGGGTAAGTAACACTCTCAACCAGTGGGGGTGAACGTTGGTCCGTGCAGGCTTGGAGTGGGGGAATGAGGATATGGTATCTCACTCAAGCTccccaggagccaggaggaaacTCCCATCTCAGAAGATCAAAGTGTATGTGGGAGCCCTGGCTTCTGAGGGGATGGAATGAAGGAAAGGTGTGAGCAAATGTTGGCGGCTGGAGCCTGAATTATATTTTCTAAAGTTTATTGGCCAAatccatcattttatttttagatgagCAGCCTGTGTTGGGTCCTTGAAGGCTTGTCCCTCTGGCAGGAAGTGAGGAGCAACAGTGGTTTGCTATGGGGAGGGTGTACTTTTGTATTGTTCTAGTGAACAGAAGACAGACTTTGCTCCGTGGATTTCTCCTGCGTGGAATTTTTCCCCAGCATATTCAAAGATTGTTTATTTTGCTTGTACTGTACCTATTTCTCCTCAGTGGACTCTCAggagctgtgtggctctgggcagaCTTTCTCTGTGTGATTCTGAACTTggtccccaccccctcccaaaacATGAATGACCCTGTTTTCTCCGTTCACATGTTGCTAAAATGCATAGGACACTTGGGTCTTGAGACATGATCCCAACAGATCATGTGGTCAGACACGACGGGAGCCCTAGCCTTAGTGAGAGGGGAGAGGCAGACATGGGGTGGAGGGTATGGTGCACATGGAACACCTCATCcatccattctctcttctctgcttcaTCTGAGGTCAGAGAAATgtatttattcctcctgaatatgAAACCTCCCACCAGAGGAAGGGGACTTACAGGGAAAGAGATTACAGCCTTCACCCTAACAGGATTAGAACCAATAAAGACAGTTTTATAGAAACATGGATTTCTTAAGAGTTCTGCTCCAGCTGTTGGAAGCTGTTGAGGCTAATGCAACCCTATCACAATTCATATGCTGGTGTCTATATTTGCTTAGGCCAGGAAGCATTATATTGCTGATGGAGAATTCATGAAGCTTTTTATTTGGTCTTTGACAATTCTGTTGGTTGCATCCCGgcgatttgatttttttttcttctggctgAGGCCTCATGACTCGGGTGTCAGTCTTTCCATAGTGCTGTGCGGGCTTATTGGGAATGACTGAGCAGGTGACGGGACCTTTTAAAATGATTACATTTGTCATCCTGCTGGGTCTAGGAAGCCACAAATcacaagggggaggagagagaggagaaaagagagaggaaggatgtCATTGGCCATTTCTGGTGTCTAAGAGCCTGAAGGGAGCCAAGGCAGCGCAGTTTGGCAGCCTCTTGAATAGGGGTTTGTCCTTTGGCTCCCTGGCTGGATCTTTTCAGGTGAAGGCCCCACTGACTGTAAATAGCAACCTGGATAAATAAGAATTTCTACCTTTCTTGGAGTGGGTGACCAGCTGGCCAAactgtgtcttcctgactcccaagtccagtgttctatctaggACATCATgttccctctcatttttcagggTCCCTAACCTTTATTAGAGGCTTGTGGAAAGAGAGTCCTCTGAGTCCAGCAGATGGGCTCTGTAAGTGGTCATGTGACTAGTGTTCTAGAAGCCTTGAGTAACTTTTTTCCAGACTGGTGATTGCAAAACTTTGTATAAATTCCAAGGAGCACAGAGT is from Trichosurus vulpecula isolate mTriVul1 chromosome 7, mTriVul1.pri, whole genome shotgun sequence and encodes:
- the KCND3 gene encoding potassium voltage-gated channel subfamily D member 3 isoform X1, with translation MAAGVAAWLPFARAAAIGWMPVANCPMPLAPADKNKRQDELIILNVSGRRFQTWRTTLERYPDTLLGSTEKEFFFNEDTKEYFFDRDPEVFRCVLNFYRTGKLHYPRYECISAYDDELAFYGILPEIIGDCCYEEYKDRKRENAERLMDDNDSENNQESLPSLSFRQTMWRAFENPHTSTLALVFYYVTGFFIAVSVITNVVETVPCGTVPGNKELPCGERYAVAFFCLDTACVMIFTVEYLLRLFAAPSRYRFIRSVMSIIDVVAIMPYYIGLVMTNNEDVSGAFVTLRVFRVFRIFKFSRHSQGLRILGYTLKSCASELGFLLFSLTMAIIIFATVMFYAEKGSSASKFTSIPASFWYTIVTMTTLGYGDMVPKTIAGKIFGSICSLSGVLVIALPVPVIVSNFSRIYHQNQRADKRRAQKKARLARIRVAKTGSSNAYLHSKRNGLLNEALELTGSPEDEHLTKTTSLIESQHHHLLHCLEKTTGLSYLVDDPLLSVRTSTIKNHEFIDEQMFEQNCMESSMQNYPSTRSPSLSSHPGLTTSCCSRRSKKTTHLPNSNLPATRLRSMQELSTIHIQGSEQPSLTTSRSSLNLKADDGLRPNCKGSQITTAIISIPTPPALTPEGESRPPPSSPGSTTNIPPIGSNIVKVSAL
- the KCND3 gene encoding potassium voltage-gated channel subfamily D member 3 isoform X2, yielding MAAGVAAWLPFARAAAIGWMPVANCPMPLAPADKNKRQDELIILNVSGRRFQTWRTTLERYPDTLLGSTEKEFFFNEDTKEYFFDRDPEVFRCVLNFYRTGKLHYPRYECISAYDDELAFYGILPEIIGDCCYEEYKDRKRENAERLMDDNDSENNQESLPSLSFRQTMWRAFENPHTSTLALVFYYVTGFFIAVSVITNVVETVPCGTVPGNKELPCGERYAVAFFCLDTACVMIFTVEYLLRLFAAPSRYRFIRSVMSIIDVVAIMPYYIGLVMTNNEDVSGAFVTLRVFRVFRIFKFSRHSQGLRILGYTLKSCASELGFLLFSLTMAIIIFATVMFYAEKGSSASKFTSIPASFWYTIVTMTTLGYGDMVPKTIAGKIFGSICSLSGVLVIALPVPVIVSNFSRIYHQNQRADKRRAQKKARLARIRVAKTGSSNAYLHSKRNGLLNEALELTGSPEDEHLTKTTSLIESQHHHLLHCLEKTTNHEFIDEQMFEQNCMESSMQNYPSTRSPSLSSHPGLTTSCCSRRSKKTTHLPNSNLPATRLRSMQELSTIHIQGSEQPSLTTSRSSLNLKADDGLRPNCKGSQITTAIISIPTPPALTPEGESRPPPSSPGSTTNIPPIGSNIVKVSAL